The Kluyvera intermedia genome window below encodes:
- a CDS encoding ABC transporter permease, giving the protein MSAKGLSWRRVRALCVKETRQIIRDPSSWLIAVVIPLLLLFIFGYGINLDSSKLRVGVLLEQQSKEALDFTHTLTGSPYIDATISDNRAELVEMMQAGRIRGLVVVPVDFDKKMARVGDDAPIQVITDGSEPNTANFVQGYVEGIWQIWQQQRAEDNGQTFEPLIDVQTRYWFNPAAISQHFIIPGAITIIMTVIGAILTSLVIAREWERGTMEALLSTEVTRVELLLCKLIPYYFLGMLAMLLCMLVSVFILGVPYRGSLIILFFITSLFLLSTLGMGLLISTITRNQFNAAQVALNAAFLPSIMLSGFIFQIDSMPAAIRVVTYIIPARYFVSTLQSLFLAGNIPVVLIINTLFLIASAVMFIGLTWMKTKRRLD; this is encoded by the coding sequence ATGAGCGCTAAAGGGCTATCATGGAGGCGCGTGCGGGCGCTGTGCGTGAAAGAGACGCGACAGATTATCCGCGACCCCAGCAGTTGGTTGATAGCGGTGGTGATCCCGCTGCTGCTGCTGTTTATCTTTGGCTACGGGATTAACCTCGACTCCAGCAAACTGCGCGTCGGCGTGCTGCTGGAGCAGCAAAGTAAAGAGGCGCTGGATTTTACCCACACGCTTACCGGTTCCCCCTATATTGACGCCACCATCAGCGATAATCGTGCTGAACTGGTAGAGATGATGCAGGCCGGGCGTATTCGTGGGCTGGTGGTTGTGCCGGTTGATTTCGATAAGAAGATGGCGCGCGTCGGCGACGATGCGCCGATTCAGGTGATAACCGACGGTAGCGAACCGAATACCGCCAACTTTGTACAAGGCTACGTCGAGGGCATCTGGCAAATCTGGCAGCAACAGCGTGCGGAGGATAACGGCCAGACCTTCGAGCCACTTATCGACGTGCAGACGCGCTACTGGTTTAACCCGGCGGCCATCAGCCAGCACTTTATTATCCCCGGGGCTATCACCATCATTATGACGGTGATTGGCGCAATCCTCACCTCGCTGGTGATTGCCCGCGAGTGGGAGCGCGGCACCATGGAGGCGCTGCTCTCTACCGAAGTGACTCGCGTGGAATTGCTGCTGTGTAAGCTTATCCCCTACTATTTCCTCGGTATGCTGGCAATGCTGCTGTGTATGCTGGTATCGGTGTTTATTCTCGGCGTGCCGTATCGCGGGTCGCTGATTATTTTGTTTTTCATCACCAGCCTGTTTTTACTCAGCACGCTGGGGATGGGGCTTTTGATTTCGACGATTACCCGCAACCAGTTTAACGCCGCCCAGGTGGCGCTGAACGCCGCATTTTTACCGTCGATTATGCTGTCCGGATTTATTTTCCAGATAGACAGTATGCCCGCGGCGATTCGCGTGGTGACTTATATTATTCCGGCGCGTTACTTCGTCAGTACCCTGCAAAGTCTGTTTCTGGCGGGCAATATTCCGGTGGTGCTGATTATCAACACGCTGTTTTTAATCGCCTCGGCGGTGATGTTTATTGGCCTGACGTGGATGAAAACCAAACGTCGGTTGGATTGA
- a CDS encoding ABC transporter permease, translating into MFYRLWTLIRKELQSLLREPQTRAILIAPVLIQVLLFPFAATLEVTNATIAVYNEDNGKHAVELTQRFARAKAFTHVLLLKSPQEIQPTIDTQKALLLVRFPADFSRNLDTFQTAPMQLLLDGRNSNSAQIAANYLQQIVKNYQQELMEGKAKPNNSELAVRNWYNPNLDYKWFVVPSLIAMITTIGVMIVTSLSVAREREQGTLDQLLVSPLATWQIFVGKAVPALIVATAQASIVLGVGIWAYQIPFAGSLALFYFTMVIYGLSLVGFGLLISSLCSTQQQAFIGVFVFMMPAILLSGYVSPVENMPMWLQHLTWINPIRHFTDITKQIYLKDASLSIIWGSLWPLLFIAATTGSVAYAMFRRKIA; encoded by the coding sequence ATGTTTTACCGTTTATGGACGCTTATCCGCAAAGAACTGCAATCGCTGCTTCGCGAACCGCAGACCCGCGCGATTTTGATCGCGCCGGTATTAATTCAGGTGCTGCTGTTCCCGTTTGCCGCCACCCTTGAGGTAACCAATGCCACTATCGCCGTTTATAACGAAGACAACGGCAAGCACGCCGTCGAGCTGACCCAACGCTTTGCTCGCGCCAAAGCCTTTACCCACGTGTTGCTGCTAAAAAGTCCGCAGGAAATTCAGCCGACCATCGACACGCAAAAAGCGCTGCTGCTGGTGCGCTTCCCGGCCGATTTCTCGCGTAACCTCGATACCTTCCAGACCGCGCCCATGCAGCTTTTACTCGACGGACGTAACTCCAACAGCGCCCAGATCGCCGCGAATTATCTGCAACAGATCGTCAAAAACTATCAGCAGGAGTTGATGGAAGGCAAAGCGAAACCGAACAACAGCGAACTGGCTGTTCGCAACTGGTATAACCCGAATCTTGACTACAAATGGTTCGTTGTGCCGTCGCTTATCGCCATGATCACCACCATCGGCGTGATGATCGTCACGTCGTTATCGGTCGCGCGTGAACGCGAACAGGGTACGCTCGATCAACTGCTGGTGTCACCGCTCGCCACCTGGCAGATTTTCGTTGGCAAGGCGGTTCCGGCACTGATTGTCGCCACCGCACAGGCGAGTATCGTTCTCGGTGTGGGAATTTGGGCGTATCAAATTCCCTTCGCCGGGTCGCTGGCGCTGTTCTACTTCACGATGGTGATTTATGGGTTGTCGCTGGTGGGGTTTGGCTTGCTGATCTCGTCGCTGTGTTCAACTCAGCAGCAGGCGTTTATCGGCGTCTTTGTCTTTATGATGCCGGCCATTTTGCTGTCGGGGTATGTGTCGCCGGTGGAAAATATGCCGATGTGGCTCCAGCATCTGACGTGGATAAACCCTATCCGCCATTTCACGGATATCACCAAGCAGATCTATTTGAAGGATGCGAGTCTGTCGATTATCTGGGGAAGCTTGTGGCCGCTACTGTTCATAGCGGCCACGACGGGATCAGTGGCGTACGCGATGTTTCGCCGCAAGATCGCCTGA
- a CDS encoding YbhQ family protein, protein MKWQQRIRVATGLGCWQIMLHLLVVAVLVMGWMSGALVRVGLGLCVLYAVSVLLMLALQRHHDKRWRDVADVFEELTTTWYFGAAMIALWLLSRVLHNNYLLALAGLAILAGPAVFSLLVKEKTSGDLAAKHRVRH, encoded by the coding sequence ATGAAGTGGCAACAAAGAATTCGTGTCGCAACTGGGCTAGGTTGCTGGCAGATTATGTTGCATTTACTGGTCGTCGCCGTGTTGGTTATGGGCTGGATGAGCGGCGCGCTGGTGCGCGTTGGATTAGGCCTGTGCGTGCTGTACGCCGTAAGCGTATTACTGATGCTGGCGCTGCAGCGCCACCATGATAAACGTTGGCGAGACGTCGCCGATGTGTTTGAAGAACTGACCACCACCTGGTACTTTGGCGCAGCGATGATTGCCCTTTGGCTGTTGTCCCGCGTTCTGCACAACAACTACCTGCTGGCGCTGGCCGGGCTGGCAATCCTTGCAGGCCCCGCCGTATTCTCGCTGCTGGTTAAAGAGAAAACCTCAGGCGATCTTGCGGCGAAACATCGCGTACGCCACTGA
- a CDS encoding Bax inhibitor-1 family protein, translating into MERFPRSDSIVQARSGLQTYMAQVYGWMTCGLLLTAFIAWYAANTPAVMMFVFSSKITFFGLIIAQLALVFVLSGMVQRLSAGMATTLFMLYSALTGLTLSSIFIVYTYSSIASTFVVTGGMFGIMSLYGYTTKRDLSGFGNMLFMALIGIVLASLVNFWLKSDALMWAITYIGVIVFVGLTAYDTQKLKNIGEQIDVRDSSNLRKYAILGALTLYLDFINLFLMLLRIFGNRR; encoded by the coding sequence ATGGAACGATTCCCTCGCTCTGATTCAATTGTGCAGGCCCGTTCAGGTCTGCAAACGTATATGGCGCAGGTTTACGGCTGGATGACCTGCGGGCTTTTGCTGACCGCGTTTATTGCGTGGTATGCGGCAAATACCCCCGCAGTGATGATGTTTGTCTTTTCTAGCAAAATTACCTTCTTTGGGCTGATTATCGCCCAACTGGCGCTGGTTTTCGTGCTCTCAGGCATGGTACAGCGTTTGAGTGCGGGCATGGCGACAACGCTGTTTATGCTTTATTCGGCGCTCACCGGGCTGACGCTTTCCAGTATTTTTATTGTCTATACCTACTCGTCCATCGCCAGCACTTTCGTGGTGACCGGCGGTATGTTTGGCATCATGAGCCTGTACGGCTACACCACCAAGCGTGATCTCAGCGGCTTCGGCAATATGCTGTTTATGGCATTAATTGGTATCGTGCTGGCATCATTGGTCAACTTCTGGCTGAAAAGTGATGCGCTGATGTGGGCGATTACCTACATTGGGGTCATCGTGTTTGTTGGTCTAACTGCCTACGACACCCAGAAACTGAAAAATATCGGTGAACAAATTGATGTCCGTGATTCATCAAATCTGCGCAAGTACGCTATCCTCGGCGCGCTGACGCTGTATCTCGACTTCATTAACCTGTTCCTGATGCTGCTGCGTATTTTCGGTAACCGCCGCTAA
- the moaE gene encoding molybdopterin synthase catalytic subunit MoaE, which translates to MSETRIVVGHEPFSVGDEYPWLAARDEDGAVVTFTGKVRNHNLGDSVKALTLEHYPGMTEKALAEIVEAARERWPLGRVTVIHRIGEMWPGDEIVFVGVTSAHRSSAFDAGEFIMDYLKTRAPFWKREATPEGERWVDARDSDKQAAERW; encoded by the coding sequence ATGAGCGAAACGCGTATTGTCGTCGGCCATGAGCCGTTTAGCGTCGGGGATGAATATCCCTGGCTTGCTGCCCGTGATGAAGACGGCGCGGTGGTCACCTTCACCGGCAAAGTGCGTAACCATAACCTCGGCGACAGCGTTAAAGCGCTGACTCTTGAGCATTACCCCGGTATGACTGAAAAGGCATTGGCTGAGATTGTCGAGGCCGCGCGCGAACGTTGGCCGCTGGGGCGCGTGACCGTGATTCACCGAATTGGCGAGATGTGGCCGGGTGATGAGATTGTATTTGTTGGTGTGACCAGCGCGCATCGCAGCAGCGCCTTTGACGCGGGCGAATTTATCATGGACTATCTAAAGACCCGCGCACCGTTCTGGAAACGTGAAGCTACGCCGGAAGGGGAACGCTGGGTAGACGCGCGCGACAGCGATAAGCAAGCAGCCGAACGCTGGTAG
- the moaD gene encoding molybdopterin synthase sulfur carrier subunit, with protein sequence MINVLFFAQVRELVGTDSLALTSEFATVEAVRQHLVAQEGRWALALEEGKLLAAVNQTLVSFEHPVVDGDEVAFFPPVTGG encoded by the coding sequence ATGATTAATGTGCTGTTTTTTGCCCAGGTTCGTGAGCTTGTCGGCACTGATTCGCTGGCGCTGACATCTGAGTTTGCCACCGTAGAAGCCGTGCGCCAGCATTTAGTGGCGCAAGAAGGACGCTGGGCGCTGGCGCTGGAAGAGGGCAAACTGCTGGCGGCGGTAAACCAGACGCTGGTGAGCTTTGAACATCCGGTTGTCGACGGTGACGAAGTGGCCTTCTTCCCACCGGTCACGGGAGGCTAA
- the moaC gene encoding cyclic pyranopterin monophosphate synthase MoaC, with protein sequence MSQLTHINAAGEAHMVDVSAKAETVREARAEAFVTMLPETLSMIIEGSHHKGDVFATARIAGIQAAKRTWDLIPLCHPLMLSKVEVNLQAQPEHNRVRIESLCRLTGKTGVEMEALTAASVAALTIYDMCKAVQKDMVIGPVRLLAKSGGKSGDFKVDAHD encoded by the coding sequence ATGTCGCAACTGACCCATATTAACGCGGCGGGTGAAGCCCATATGGTGGATGTCTCTGCCAAAGCGGAAACCGTTCGTGAAGCGCGCGCTGAAGCGTTTGTCACCATGCTGCCAGAAACTCTCTCGATGATTATTGAAGGCAGTCACCACAAAGGCGATGTGTTCGCTACCGCGCGTATCGCCGGCATTCAGGCCGCGAAACGCACCTGGGATTTGATCCCACTGTGTCATCCATTGATGCTGAGCAAGGTTGAAGTCAACCTGCAAGCGCAGCCAGAACATAACCGCGTGCGCATTGAATCATTATGCCGCCTGACCGGCAAAACCGGCGTGGAGATGGAAGCGCTGACCGCTGCCTCAGTTGCCGCGCTGACCATTTATGACATGTGCAAGGCGGTACAAAAAGATATGGTGATCGGCCCGGTTCGCCTGTTGGCGAAAAGCGGCGGAAAATCAGGGGATTTCAAGGTGGATGCTCATGATTAA
- the moaB gene encoding molybdenum cofactor biosynthesis protein B, producing MSQVSVEFIPTRVAILTVSNRRGEEDDTSGHFLRDSALEAGHQVVDKAIVKENRYQIRAQVSAWIARDDVQVVLITGGTGLTDGDQAPEALLPLFDREIEGFGEVFRMFSFEEIGTATLQSRAVAGMANRTLIFAMPGSTKACRTAWDNIIAPQLDARTAPCNFHPHLKK from the coding sequence ATGAGTCAGGTGAGCGTTGAATTTATCCCGACACGCGTTGCTATTCTTACCGTTTCTAACCGTCGCGGCGAAGAGGATGATACCTCTGGTCATTTCCTGCGTGATTCTGCCCTCGAAGCCGGGCATCAGGTCGTCGACAAGGCGATCGTTAAAGAAAACCGTTACCAGATTCGTGCCCAGGTCTCCGCGTGGATTGCCCGCGACGACGTGCAGGTTGTATTGATTACCGGCGGCACCGGCCTGACCGATGGCGATCAGGCTCCTGAAGCACTACTGCCGCTGTTTGACCGCGAAATTGAAGGTTTCGGTGAAGTGTTCCGCATGTTTTCTTTTGAAGAGATTGGCACCGCTACGCTGCAATCGCGCGCGGTCGCGGGGATGGCTAACCGCACGCTGATTTTCGCCATGCCGGGCTCCACCAAAGCCTGTCGTACCGCGTGGGACAACATAATTGCTCCACAGCTGGATGCCCGTACGGCTCCGTGTAACTTCCACCCTCATCTGAAGAAATAA
- the moaA gene encoding GTP 3',8-cyclase MoaA, with translation MASQLTDAFARKFFYLRLSITDVCNFRCTYCLPDGYQPNGVTNKGFLSLDEIRRVTRAFSALGTEKVRLTGGEPTLRRDFTDVIAAVKENASIRQIAVTTNGYRMARDVAAWRDAGLTALNVSLDSLDARQFHAITGQDKFRQVMDGIDAAFTAGFDKVKVNTVLMRDVNHHQLDTFLAWIKPRRIQLRFIELMETGDSSDLFRKHHISGMVLRDQLLQRGWIHQIRQRSDGPAQVFCHPDYEGEIGLIMPYEKDFCASCNRLRVSSVGKLHLCLFGDGGVDLRELLAQDAQQQALEDRIAEALTHKKQTHFLHQGNTGITQNLSYIGG, from the coding sequence ATGGCTTCACAACTCACTGATGCGTTTGCGCGCAAATTTTTCTATTTGCGCCTGTCGATTACCGACGTATGCAATTTCCGCTGCACCTACTGCCTACCTGATGGCTACCAGCCCAATGGGGTCACCAACAAAGGATTTCTGTCGCTGGACGAAATTCGTCGGGTGACGCGCGCCTTTTCTGCGTTGGGTACGGAAAAAGTCCGGTTGACCGGCGGCGAGCCGACTTTACGTCGTGACTTTACCGATGTTATTGCGGCGGTGAAAGAGAACGCTTCTATCCGTCAGATTGCCGTGACCACCAACGGTTACCGGATGGCGCGAGATGTCGCAGCCTGGCGTGATGCCGGTCTGACGGCGTTAAACGTCAGCCTGGACAGTCTGGACGCGCGTCAGTTTCACGCGATTACCGGTCAGGATAAATTCCGCCAGGTGATGGACGGCATCGATGCCGCCTTTACTGCCGGATTTGACAAAGTGAAGGTTAACACCGTGCTGATGCGCGACGTGAACCATCACCAGCTCGACACCTTTCTGGCGTGGATCAAACCGCGCCGCATTCAACTCCGCTTTATTGAACTGATGGAAACCGGCGACAGCAGCGACCTGTTCCGCAAACACCATATCTCAGGCATGGTATTGCGCGATCAGTTGCTCCAGCGCGGCTGGATCCATCAAATCCGTCAGCGCAGCGACGGCCCGGCGCAGGTCTTTTGCCATCCCGATTACGAAGGGGAAATCGGCTTAATTATGCCGTATGAAAAAGACTTCTGCGCCAGCTGTAACCGTCTGCGCGTATCGTCCGTTGGGAAGCTGCATCTGTGCCTGTTTGGCGACGGCGGCGTGGATCTGCGTGAACTGCTGGCGCAAGACGCTCAGCAGCAGGCGCTGGAAGATCGCATTGCTGAAGCTTTAACGCATAAAAAACAGACCCACTTCCTACACCAGGGCAATACCGGAATTACCCAGAATTTATCCTATATCGGTGGATGA
- the yvcK gene encoding uridine diphosphate-N-acetylglucosamine-binding protein YvcK has translation MRNRTFADLDRVVALGGGHGLGRVMSSLSSLGSRLTGIVTTTDNGGSTGRIRRSEGGIAWGDMRNCLNQLITEPSVASTMFEYRFSGNGELSGHNLGNLMLKALDNLSIRPLEAINLIKNLLKVEASLIPMSEQPVDLMAIDSEGHEIYGEVNIDQLKLPPQTLMLTPQVSATREAVEAIAEADLILIGPGSFYTSLLPILLLPDVAQAMRRTPAPMVYIDNLGREHSPAGDLSIETRIGLLEHYIGKAVIDAVVVGPKVDVSRVQCKVVVQQPLEADDIPYRHDRALLRAALEEALQAFN, from the coding sequence ATGCGCAATCGCACTTTTGCCGATCTGGACCGCGTCGTCGCACTGGGCGGCGGACATGGACTTGGACGCGTAATGTCATCCCTGTCATCGCTTGGCTCACGTCTGACCGGCATCGTTACCACCACCGATAATGGCGGTTCTACCGGACGTATTCGTCGTTCGGAAGGCGGTATTGCCTGGGGTGATATGCGCAACTGCCTTAATCAATTAATTACCGAACCCAGCGTTGCGTCGACAATGTTTGAGTATCGTTTTAGCGGTAATGGCGAACTTTCCGGGCATAACCTCGGAAATCTGATGTTAAAGGCGCTGGATAACCTGAGCATAAGGCCTTTAGAAGCTATCAACTTAATTAAAAACCTGCTCAAAGTGGAAGCTTCGCTGATCCCAATGTCCGAACAGCCGGTGGATTTAATGGCAATCGATAGCGAGGGTCATGAAATCTACGGTGAAGTGAATATTGACCAACTCAAACTGCCGCCGCAGACGCTGATGCTCACCCCACAGGTCTCAGCAACGCGTGAAGCGGTAGAGGCCATTGCCGAGGCAGATTTAATACTTATCGGCCCGGGCAGTTTCTACACCAGCCTGCTGCCGATTTTACTCCTGCCCGATGTAGCTCAGGCGATGCGCCGCACGCCAGCGCCAATGGTTTACATTGATAATCTTGGTCGCGAGCATAGTCCGGCCGGCGATCTAAGTATTGAGACCCGAATTGGGCTGCTGGAGCACTATATTGGCAAAGCGGTCATTGACGCGGTGGTCGTTGGGCCAAAAGTCGACGTTAGCCGCGTGCAGTGCAAAGTGGTTGTTCAACAGCCGCTGGAAGCCGACGATATTCCTTACCGTCACGACCGCGCCCTGTTGCGTGCCGCGCTTGAAGAAGCCCTTCAGGCCTTTAATTAA
- the eptA gene encoding phosphoethanolamine transferase EptA — translation MLRLLRFRPTVSRLTYIILFSLYIALALNIDFYRQAYALLPVNSLHNALVFLSMPVVAFAVMAIFLTLASIIRLEKLATTLFILLSACAQYFMMNFGIIVDRSMVTNVLDTTSAESYALLSGQMIVVLGFTALLFIALAWWIKIKPAANLWRGTLTRAVTLVVSAVLILLVAALFYKDYASLFRNNKELVKSLNPSNSIVAMNSWYFHHQMGNLPLVKIGEDAKQKAVMKKGPRKNLTILIVGETSRAANFSLGGYDRETNPLLAKDNVVYFPKTSSCGTATAVSVPCMFSNMPRTGYDESLAHHQEGLLDIIQRAGIQVLWNDNDGGCKGACDRVPHQDVTDLKLPGECIDGECYDDVLFHGLEQTIDNMRGDGVIVLHTIGSHGPTYYNRYPPAFRRYTPTCDTSEIQSCSQEQLKNSYDNTILYVDYIVDEAIKLLQSKQDKFTTSLVYLSDHGESLGENGVYLHGLPYTIAPETQKHVPMLVWLSDDYQKRYGINYSCLQKQAKENDYSQDNLFSTMLGMTGVETQEYRAADDILATCKQGQNG, via the coding sequence ATGCTTCGCCTGTTACGCTTCCGTCCTACCGTTAGCCGCTTAACCTATATTATTCTGTTCTCGCTTTATATTGCCCTGGCGCTGAATATCGATTTTTATCGCCAGGCCTATGCCCTCCTGCCGGTCAACAGCCTGCATAACGCGCTGGTCTTTTTGTCGATGCCGGTCGTAGCGTTTGCCGTGATGGCGATATTTCTGACGCTGGCCTCGATTATTCGTCTGGAAAAATTGGCTACTACGCTGTTTATTTTACTCAGCGCCTGCGCACAATATTTCATGATGAACTTCGGCATCATTGTCGACCGCTCGATGGTCACTAATGTTCTCGACACTACCTCTGCGGAAAGTTACGCCCTGCTCTCCGGACAAATGATTGTCGTGCTTGGATTTACCGCACTGCTGTTTATCGCATTGGCGTGGTGGATAAAAATCAAACCGGCAGCAAATTTGTGGCGCGGAACGTTAACGCGAGCGGTAACGTTGGTTGTTTCAGCAGTATTAATCCTGCTGGTGGCCGCGCTGTTCTATAAAGATTACGCCTCGCTGTTTCGCAATAATAAAGAGCTGGTGAAATCCCTTAATCCGTCCAACAGTATTGTGGCGATGAACTCCTGGTATTTTCACCATCAGATGGGCAATTTACCGCTGGTCAAAATTGGCGAAGACGCGAAGCAAAAAGCGGTCATGAAAAAAGGCCCACGCAAGAATCTGACCATTTTAATCGTCGGTGAAACATCCCGTGCAGCCAATTTCTCGCTGGGTGGCTACGACCGCGAAACCAACCCATTACTCGCCAAAGATAACGTGGTCTATTTTCCGAAAACCAGTTCCTGCGGCACTGCCACTGCTGTTTCCGTCCCCTGCATGTTCTCCAATATGCCGCGTACCGGTTACGATGAATCACTGGCGCACCACCAGGAAGGGTTATTGGATATTATCCAGCGCGCAGGCATTCAGGTGCTGTGGAATGATAATGACGGCGGCTGTAAGGGTGCCTGTGATCGCGTGCCGCATCAGGATGTCACCGACTTGAAGCTGCCTGGCGAGTGTATTGACGGCGAATGCTACGACGACGTGCTGTTCCACGGCCTGGAGCAGACTATTGATAATATGCGCGGTGACGGCGTGATTGTCCTGCATACGATTGGCAGCCACGGACCAACCTATTACAACCGTTATCCACCAGCATTCCGTCGCTATACGCCGACCTGCGATACCAGCGAAATACAATCCTGTTCTCAGGAACAACTTAAAAATAGCTACGACAATACGATTTTGTATGTCGACTATATTGTCGATGAAGCGATTAAATTACTGCAATCAAAACAAGACAAATTCACCACTAGTCTGGTTTATCTTTCCGACCACGGGGAGTCATTGGGTGAGAACGGCGTTTATCTGCACGGGTTGCCGTATACCATTGCGCCAGAAACGCAGAAACACGTGCCGATGCTGGTATGGTTATCCGATGATTATCAAAAACGCTATGGCATAAATTACAGTTGCTTGCAAAAACAGGCCAAAGAAAATGACTACTCGCAGGATAATCTGTTCTCTACAATGCTCGGTATGACCGGCGTAGAAACGCAGGAATATCGCGCCGCAGACGATATCTTAGCCACGTGTAAACAGGGGCAAAACGGATGA
- the pmrA gene encoding two-component system response regulator PmrA — protein sequence MKILVVEDDALLLQGLILAMQSEGYACDGVTTAQQAALSLANGHYSLVVLDLGLPDEDGLHFLSRMRQEKLSIPVLILTARDTLEDRISGLDTGADDYLVKPFALEELNARIRALLRRNLNQGDNEVTVENLRLNVTRRQVWLDGEILELTPKEYALLSRLMLKAGSPVHREILYNDIYNWDNEPATNTLEVHIHNLRDKVGKARIRTVRGFGYQLVNSSKAE from the coding sequence ATGAAAATATTAGTCGTTGAAGATGATGCACTGTTATTACAGGGGCTGATTCTGGCAATGCAGAGCGAAGGGTATGCGTGTGATGGCGTTACCACGGCGCAACAGGCTGCGCTGAGTCTGGCGAACGGGCACTACAGCCTGGTGGTGCTTGATTTGGGTTTGCCGGATGAAGACGGGCTGCATTTTCTAAGCCGTATGCGCCAGGAAAAACTGAGCATTCCGGTGCTCATCCTCACCGCCCGCGACACTCTGGAGGATCGCATCAGCGGTCTGGATACCGGTGCCGATGATTATCTGGTGAAGCCGTTTGCGCTGGAGGAACTTAATGCCCGTATTCGTGCGCTGCTGCGACGCAATCTAAATCAGGGCGATAACGAAGTGACCGTGGAAAATCTGCGTCTCAACGTCACCCGCCGTCAGGTGTGGCTGGATGGCGAGATTCTGGAGCTGACGCCAAAAGAGTACGCCCTGCTGTCGCGTCTCATGTTAAAGGCGGGCAGCCCGGTACACCGTGAAATTCTCTACAACGATATCTACAACTGGGATAACGAACCGGCGACCAATACGCTGGAGGTGCATATTCACAACCTGCGCGATAAGGTGGGGAAAGCCCGTATCCGTACGGTACGCGGCTTTGGCTATCAGTTGGTTAACTCCAGTAAGGCAGAATAA
- the pmrB gene encoding two-component system sensor histidine kinase PmrB → MAFFSVRKWPMRHQLLLAIGVILVVFQLISVFWLWHESKEQIELEVAMLINNHNNAKHIRHEVREAIASLLLPSLVIISLALYLCLQAVKRITRPLANLQKELDARTPGNLQPIYLQQTTVEVEAVTNAINQLVQNLTQTLDRERLFTADVAHELRTPLAGLKLHLELLEKTQNLNLAPLVQRLDQMTESVAQLLLLARVGQSFSAGSYQRVDLLSDVIEPIHSELETMLAARAQKLVIDHPPSSVTVSGDATLLRLLVRNLLENAHRYSPEASTITLSLVSTTRPTLVVEDEGPGIDESKVGELSQAFVRMDSRYGGIGLGLSIVTRIAQLHEAAFFLQNRETGNGTRAWVEFQPPKN, encoded by the coding sequence ATGGCATTTTTTTCCGTTCGCAAATGGCCGATGCGCCATCAACTGCTGCTCGCCATTGGGGTAATTCTGGTGGTCTTCCAGCTAATCAGCGTGTTCTGGCTGTGGCATGAGAGCAAAGAGCAGATTGAGCTGGAAGTGGCGATGCTGATTAACAATCACAATAATGCAAAGCATATTCGCCACGAAGTGCGCGAGGCGATTGCCAGCCTGCTATTGCCGAGCCTTGTGATTATCAGCCTCGCATTGTACTTGTGTTTACAGGCGGTCAAACGTATTACCCGCCCGCTGGCCAATCTGCAAAAAGAACTTGATGCGCGAACCCCGGGAAATTTGCAGCCAATCTATCTGCAGCAGACCACGGTTGAGGTGGAGGCGGTGACCAACGCCATCAATCAACTGGTGCAAAATCTGACGCAGACGCTTGATCGCGAGCGCTTGTTTACCGCCGATGTTGCCCATGAACTGCGAACGCCGCTTGCAGGGTTAAAACTGCATCTGGAACTGCTGGAAAAGACGCAGAACCTGAATCTTGCGCCGCTGGTACAGCGTTTGGATCAGATGACTGAGAGCGTGGCGCAACTGCTGCTTTTAGCGCGGGTGGGCCAATCCTTTTCGGCAGGCAGTTACCAGCGGGTGGATCTGCTAAGTGATGTGATTGAGCCGATACACAGTGAGCTGGAAACCATGCTGGCGGCTCGGGCACAAAAGCTGGTTATTGACCATCCCCCATCGTCAGTGACCGTTTCCGGTGACGCGACCTTATTGAGGTTGCTGGTGCGTAATTTACTGGAGAATGCGCATCGATATAGTCCGGAAGCGTCAACGATTACCCTGTCGCTGGTCTCCACAACACGTCCGACGTTAGTGGTTGAGGATGAGGGGCCGGGGATTGATGAGTCGAAAGTCGGGGAGTTAAGTCAGGCATTTGTGCGAATGGACAGCCGTTATGGCGGAATTGGTCTTGGACTCAGCATCGTTACGCGCATCGCCCAGCTTCATGAAGCGGCATTCTTCTTGCAAAACCGCGAGACCGGCAACGGAACGCGAGCATGGGTAGAGTTTCAGCCACCGAAGAATTAA